Genomic DNA from Perca flavescens isolate YP-PL-M2 chromosome 14, PFLA_1.0, whole genome shotgun sequence:
tatataatgaatgaatgaatgaatgaatgaatgaatgtaaataGGGTTCCAGgtaaaatttaattaaaagaaagTCAAGGCTAAGAAGGGGAAAACAATTGGTGATACTCCatgatcttttattttttggttaTCGTGTCAATTTAATTTAAGCAAAATGAGAGAATTCTAAAAAGTTGACCGTATcagagctgcaactaactaGATTATACTAAAGATTGCATCCCACATAattttgtttggtctataaaatgtcagaaaacagtgAAGGACAGTAACAAACTGAATAATACAAGTGACTCCCAAAATTGTCATTTCTCTGAGAAGCCCAGACATCAAGCTTTCAGAGAGTGACAAAGATTCAAAGACCTAAAATGTACCAGAAAATATGGTACACACAGGACCTTAATCCAGCGAAGCCTACTGTAAGGCTGCATGCTTGCAACATGCATGCTCGTTGCTATTCTGAGCTGTGGGGCAAAGTGGTGACCCATTATTTAATTAGCAAGAAGACAATTAATATTCAAAATAATGGGGGAAAATTTCACGTTTTGATAAAGCTACAGTCAACGTAAAACAGCTTGATGttaatttcaaaagaaaaactttGTGAACGGCTAAAACAGCTGCCACCACAACAGCATTGTTTCAACTGACAGACATGCAAGGGCAATTTATAGGATGGAAAGGAAACTGGACGAACACCAGAGAGATACTAAAATATTTTGAGACAAAATCTTCTGTCCTTGGGATTAAAGAGgagtcaaaataaaaacaaatttcatGATCTGACGCACACAAGGCAAACCAACCACGTAACAGCTGGGGAGGGGACAATGTCTATCAGTTAATCGGTCTTGGAAACACTGGAATCTGACTAAACTCCTACATATAGGAACACAGAAGATTAATAAACGTCTGACTGGAAAGAAATACAACCGTGCTAGTTCATTAGGTCCACCTAGCCTAAACATATGCAGTCTAATACAGCAGACCTGCAATCataaatgttatgtttatttttttgtctttgagtTCTAGCCAAGAGTGGTGAAACCACCTTTAGCCATTATGTTGCCCACTGCTGGAATCAGCTATAATTAGTCTCGTTTGATGGTTCTTTAAATTACtggattatttttgttttaaacttgttgtacatatataaaatgtctCTTTTAATGTATCtcattgtatatatttttgccTGTAAAGCACTGAATGACCTCTGTGTATGAGAaggtgctctataaataaaattggccTTCCCTTGCGAGTTGCAATACAACTTTATGGTGATTCTGGAGGATGCTTTTAAACTGTATCGTTTTACtgaggtgtttctaatatttagtCTACCCTTATGATATCTACAACATTATTAAAAAGGTATGTTAGATGATAAATCAAAgaagaacagacagacaggattcAGCATTGCTTTTCAAAGACTGACCTCCGAGTATTCTCCCCTCAGACCGATGTAGTAAACCCTGGTGCTCTCTGCTCCAAAGTTTTTTGAGATGTGGATGGAGAGGTGCTGAACATTGGAAAAACGAGCAATCCTGGAAATCGTGACACAACGTGAGAGACACACATCAGTGTGAGACAACAGCTTGAGAAATGCATTCACACGCAAAAGAAGCAATGCTGAACTGTAGTGACACTTTAGCAAGAAGGAAGGAGGAATTAAACATGTTCATCCTGAGCcattgtgtgtgtaaatgtaataGAAAACACAGAGGCACGCATACAAGTAGAGACAAGCATGACAtactgagacaaacagaaagaaaaacagagctGGTTCCACTTGTGTTTTGAATGCTTCTTTGACCGGATCACAAAGACTGGCATCATGTCATCAAGTATCTTACATACAAGCTACATTACTTTATCCCTTCTACATCTCAGTGTCTTCTCAATCATGAGCCTTTCGAAAATGGCTTTGGAGCATTTCACAGTGAAGAGACTTGTGCAAGTCAGGAGACGGGACCCTAGGTCATTCTGGTCTTGCCCCAAGCTCAACATTTTCTGGGatgacatttttcatttgtaCAGCGACATATACAGCAGAACGCTAATCCCCGACTGTGTGATATTGGGTTGCTCCAACTACTCTTTGACTCGCCCCCCCCAGCATTACAACTAGCCCTCATGTTTGGTATGGACACAGCAAAATGGTTGAGAGAGTGGAAATTAGTTTCCCCTTcttgctttgaaaaaaaaaaatagctaaaTGAGCTGGTTTCTTGTCTACACCTTGAAGAAATTCACTTTACTCTGTCCATTGCCCAACGCAAGTTTCTTTAGATCTGGGGACCCTTTATTGAACATATTAGGAGGGAGAGGTGTCAACCTGGGAACTAACTGTGTCAGACAGTACCAGTTCCATGGTTCTCAATTTCAGTCTCTTCTCATACGAATTAACATGCACATGTTCACTTTTTCTGTGAGCggacagtttattttttgttctaCACCTTTATAAGCATTTGTTCACTCGTGTCAATAAAAAGGTACAATCAACAGTGTATCTTACTGTATTGTTAACAGTCTTTGTCGGTGACCCAGTGTGTTGCCTTTTTGCATGCTGTAGGCTTTTCAACAACCGTCTTCCAGTTAGCTTTGTCAGCAGTGAGCTGGTCGTGGCTCAGCAGTGTCCAGCTAGCTAACTTGGGACAGACGTACCAACAATCACGACAACTAACGGCAGCAAGACACTAAATAACAAGCATGCAAAACAAGACCGACGACAAATGTGACTTTTTAAACTGCAGACTGCAACTTGAATGCACCGCCCGCTTGATCAGCAGCACCCAAAGCAGCTGGAAAGTGTTGATTTGGGAACCTGATGGGAGTAACAGTTCCTGCTCACAGGCAGAAAGTTGCTGAGgagatatatttaaaaaaaaaaaaaaaaaaaaaaaactggtcattCTCTCACTTTGTTGGGTACTCCAGCTCAGCGACAGGGTCTCTGTTGAGTCTAAAGGCTTGTTCAGGTTCTCTGCCGGTGTCGTCGAAAGACATCTGAGGGATGTTCTTGTACCTACAATGTAAAATAAGTTCATTTAATGCCATTTAGTGCGTGAAGGGATAGAAGCACTTTCACTGCAAATcagtttattttcttaaaaaggtttttatttcttcttttaatgagacttaaaaaaaaaagtccaacaCTCCTTTTTGTATGATGTAGACAATGACTTTATAAATGTTTAAGGGGGTTTAAGACACAAACCATGCAGAGTCCCCAGTTAGAATCTGGCTGAGTTTGTTTGGGTTACCTCCTTGCCACCTTATCAAATGCCCTTTTCCACACAGTCTGTTCAAGGCAAGTTATTCCACCTCGCTGTACTGAATTAAAAAAGGTACGAACACGGAATGGGGGGGGCACAGAGCTGTTCTGCCGTTAAGCCGGCAGAGGAGGTAGTAACAGAGCCCAATGGACGTCTGTGTAAAAGGGACAGCCGGCATGGCGAGACTACACGCAAACATGCACTAGATGCTGTTGTGTTACACGCCTCTTGATTTCAGAAAGCTGGCATGCTATCTAAAAATCACACACTAGGGCGGCATTATGCCAGCGTTGTTTGGTTCAGTGTATTAAAAGAGAAAAGCCAGCATAATGGCAGATCTTCTTTACGGCAGTATTGTGCGTAAATGGGGCTAAAGAACCAGTGAAAAGCAGGTGAAAAGACACTCACAGTCGAACCTCAGCTGGATGAGAGTCGTCATTTTCTCCAGAGATGATGATGCCTTTCAGCTTAACGCTGCCTGTAAAACTGAAAGAGAGGATACATAAATCCTTTGCTGCTATCTTTGACATGACAGGGCAAAAATCACAAAGAGACGCTATcaggacattaaaaaaaacagggacGCTGTGAACGAAAATAAACTATCACAAGAAGATGAATTATGAAAAACCAAAACTGAAATTAGAACCAGAAACGTTTTGGGTCTGAAactacagagagagaaggaaaaaacaaaaacaaaaaaaaccacacacCAAGAGTTAATCTTATTATTTATATCATTGCTGAAGAAAATCCTTGTTACCAACGGTACATAAACACATTTCATAATCTTAATTATGTGTTGCCATCTACACGTAtgcttttttaataaatgcatTTACAGGCAGCATACAATTTGTTCATTTAGGAGAAAAAGGTTAAAGTTCAGGCTAATTATGATGATGATTTGAGGACTTACGGGATGTTGAACAGCAGCTCTTCATCTGCGTCACTATCGACatactaaaagaaaaaacaagtgTGAATACTTTGTGATCAATCAGAGCTGCAGCAGCAATAAAACACACGGCCCTTCTGAGTTATACGAAGGGTTCATTTCCAAAAACAGATATAGCTTCGTTTTATTCATCTTTCTGAATCATGTTTTTTGTGCAAGGCAGGGAATATCAGTCAAACTGGTATTAGGTTGTTTTGATAAGATATccctctttttttccatgaatcatgctttttttattattgtgcaCTTAAAGCAATATCCATCAAACTgatggtttatttattttaaaaatggctggtggtatttgtttattattattattcatatatTAAATTATAGGATTATAAACAGTGATGCACCATTGGATAAATAGCCTTTACTGTCGCAGGTGGTCATGGTTGAGCTAGTTTAACTACTTTACCTCTTTAACAATTAATTGCATTTATAaattcatgtgttttttttgataAATCTTATGTGGGAATTAGGTGATAAGtaactgtcaaataaatgtagtgaagcaaaaagtacaatatttgcgtCTGAACTGTAGTGGAGCATAACATAAAAATACCTCAAACATACAGTAGTTGAATAAATGTACTTTCACCCCTGGATTTCAACCATATTGTTAAGCACTAATAAGTAAAGTAAATAACATGACTGCAGCCTCGTGTGATTTGGCAGCCTCAGTGAAATCAATAAAGTTTTGTTTGATTTAGTAACTGCGCAGTCCCACAGAGAGGCTCCGCGAAAGCCTCAAAAATCTGCACTCTCATCCGGCACAGATGCGGGGAAACCCCGTATAACTTATATGGGTCTTTGGGACACAGACAGAATAACTGACCGGGGTAGAAGCTCTGTACGGCGGCTACCTTATCCCGCTCGTTCCGTTGATCCCACGGTTTGAACACCAGCTTCCCATCCCCGTCTCTGCTCTCGTTCAGGCACTGCAACTTCTCCAGGTCGATCCGCCGGTACAGTCCGTACTCCAGGCCCCTCTCCGCGGGCTCGTGTTCTGCCTCGCACCCGCAGCCGTGCCCTTGTCCATGGCCGTGACCGTGTCCGGACATCGTGGAGTGTAAAAACGCTGCTTTAGCTCGGACAAACCTGCGTGAAAAAGCataacaccaaacacaagtCATGTGCTTTCTGATTGGCTCGCATTTCTTACCACCAACGTCAGTACTGTCGCAAACCGTTTACAAGTGTCGTAagtaaaagccacaaaaacaaaatataaaaatatccCATATCCACGTCCTACATATGGTCCTACACTGTTTTATTCAGTCTATGTTCCCACACAGATAAAGTTATGCGCTAATTCAAATTAATGCATCCTTTTTAATGAGCTATTATGTATTTTACCTGTAAATCTAGTTGTCTAAATAGGGTAAAAGTACGATATTTGACCTGCAACTGTCTGGTATAAACCCATGTAAACAGTTCCTGTGGGTGAATAAGTATCTAGATCTTTCACAAAAagtatacactcacctaaaggattattaggaacacctgttaaatttcacgttaatgtaattatctaatcaaccaatcacatggcagctgcttccatgcatttaggggtgtggtccaggtctatccaggacaatctcctgaactccaaactgaatgtcagaatgagaaagaaaggtgatctaagccaCTTTGAGTGTGgcgtggttgttggtgccagacgggctggtctgagtatttcatagtctgctcagttactgggatttacacacacaaccatttctagggtttacagaGAATGGTCTCaataaggaaaaacatccaggatgCTGCAGCCCTGGGGGGCCAAAATATCTTGTtaatgctagaggtcagaggagaatgggccgactgattccagctgatagaagatcaattttaactcaaataaccactcgttacaaccgaggaatgcagcaaagcatttgtgaagacacaacacaaacaaccttgaggtggatgggctacaccagcagaagaccccaccgggtaccactcatctccactaaaaataggaaaatgaggctacaatttgcacgagctacccaaaattggacagttgaagactgtaaaaatgttgcctggtctgatgatttctgttgagacattcagatggtagagtcagaatttggcgtaaacagaatgagaacatggatccgtcgtgccttgttaccactgggcaggctggtggtggtggtgggggggggtgtaatggtgtggagGATCACTCTCGCCTtgagaactgccttaattctttgtgtcattgcttcaacaaggtgctggaagcattctttagaaatgttggcccatattaataggatagggtcaaacacggtattagtgtggtgttcctaataatcctttaggtgagtgtataagTGAAAGTAGCAATATTACAGTGCAAGTAATTGTTGTTATTGtgattccctactgtcaggttgctcaaataagtcccttaagactctccagttGATCCaaaatgctgcagcgcgtgttctcacaagaactaagaaaagagatcatatttctcctgtattcgcttctctgcactggcttcctgttgaatccaggattgagtttaaaatccttctcttgacctacaaagctctaaatggtctagcaccatcatatttagaagagctcctaataccctattgtcccactagagcactgcgctcccagaatgcagagttactggtggtacctagagtctctaaaagtagaatgggagccagagccttcagctatcaggctcttctcctgtggaaccagctcccgatctgggttcggggggcagaaactgtaatcgctttcaagaatgaacttaaaactcttctatttgatacagcttatagttagggagtgaggagttgcagtgttcacctaactggcccacctgcttctcttcataattgttagattaataatacataacaaagtagagtgaggcaggccagccaagcccgatctggcagggggagagttctaagcccgaaaaagctacctctccttatgacctgtctctcttagttacgctgttatagttacgatgttatagttacgctgttatagttctagactgccgggggacttccttcctttgacacactgagctattactatttgtgtgtatcccgtcccagaaatgcttgttactaatcctagcttctggggagtttactccccggagtgcttatgttttttcccccagcgtatttccttggagaacgttggcaccaagatcctggttccagctgtcgccgtggtcctgctgcactccctgccgagctcagcggtgccctgcaatgtcatgctgcttcctgctgaaccctgcagcttcccgctacgtccagtcactgttccattattaatgtgactactattgcctaccaagagcctaggtctgtccgaggtttcttcccaagagggagtttttcctcgccactgtcgcactgcttgctcttgagggaattactgtaattgttggaattgttggggctttgtaaattatagagtgtggtctagacctactctatctgtaaagtgtctcgagataacctatgttatgatttgatactataaataaaattgaattgaagtaaAAGCCATGCATTCAAACTCTTAAGTAATAAAgtattaatcccacaatggggagagtcacacattttttttaaatcttaaaaagCATTAGATTAAAAATATACTTTGAGTACCTAAAGTTAAATGAGTCCTTATTctgaatggcccatttcagattCACTATACTCCTCGATATTATATAAGTATTAATGCATTATTAGATAAGTACTGATCATCACTTTTGCAGCTGGTACAGTTTGAGCTGATTTtaattactgtatatactgctGTGTAGCTTAATTTGTAATAATACATCACAATTAATTAActcatttatattttgtattaatctcAATCTGCAACATAAATAACTAACGCTgtcaaatataataaaatggtggagtagaaagtagcatAACATtgaaatacttaagtacaagtatTTCAAAATTGTACTTTAGTACAGTAGAGTAAATGTATTGAGTTATCTTTTATTCTTCTCAGATGGTTTCATTTGTGGTATCAATCATGTAACCCCTCTCTGGCCCCCAGCTTGAGAATCCCTTCCCTAAAATATAAAGCTGCACAACCTTCACATACTCATTTAAGTTTCACGAATTTTTCTGCTTGAGTAAATTTAAACTGGCCTATTAAATTTAATGGAAGCTATAACCACTAAGACGGATACCATCTATTTACATCCTGGACGTTAATGATAAGAGATATTTGAAAcaaggaaaaacacaaaatgtaggTTTAATTGGGAATAAATGCCACATTACATGATTTAAGGAAAACATTATGTAAACAATATACTAAAACCTCGTCATTCAGGCCAACAGGACATTATCTAGAAGTGAGTTTTTCCATATTACTGTACCTCCTCCTCtgcagacttttaaaaaaaaatggattagTCATTTAGAGAGAAAATGAAGATGCATGAAAAAGCACAGAGGATGTTTGTGTTGCTTGATAAAACCCCACCACACAAAggtttctgcacacacacagtttttaaGGGCAAAACgtcaattttaataaaaatgaccatataACATTTATTAAAATCTACTAAAATTACAATTTTGACTCTACTTCCTTTCAGGCCCATGATGTGGGGTGCCAGGTCCCAGtgttgaaaataaatacatctcATCATTGTTGTAGACTGAAGCTGCAGACGTCCTATTAACTTCCTTCCTTATTGTTCGGTTTTCctgttcttcctcttctcttcctGCAGTCTCTTCAGCATTCGCTCCAGCTATTTCTCACAGTGAAGCAGATattaacagagacacacacacacacacatttaacagCAGGGAATCATGATCTGAAGCCACAGGAGggttaaaataactttacagtgtgtgtgtgtgtgtgtgtgtgtgtgtgtgtgtgtgtgtgtgtgtgtgtgtgtgtgtgtgtgtgtgtgtgtgtgtgtgtgtgtgtgtgtgtgtgtgtgtgtgtgtgtgtgtgtgtgtgtgtgttcgtacaacatattaaaaaaatgcaacatgtttaaatatgcatttgtttttaaaaaagcagaGTCTTTAACCAGCCTGTTGATGTCTCGGCTGACATGCACCTTGCGTGccattatgataaaaaaaaaaaaaaaaaaaaagtttgcgtTCTTCATGTAGTGTATCATTtgaaacataacaaacaactattctttaaaaggaaaataataag
This window encodes:
- the pithd1 gene encoding PITH domain-containing protein 1 isoform X2, yielding MSGHGHGHGQGHGCGCEAEHEPAERGLEYGLYRRIDLEKLQCLNESRDGDGKLVFKPWDQRNERDKYVDSDADEELLFNIPFTGSVKLKGIIISGENDDSHPAEVRLYKNIPQMSFDDTGREPEQAFRLNRDPVAELEYPTKIARFSNVQHLSIHISKNFGAESTRVYYIGLRGEYSEAYRHEVTICNYEASANPADHKVESIIPQTNFIS
- the pithd1 gene encoding PITH domain-containing protein 1 isoform X1 → MTCVWCYAFSRRFVRAKAAFLHSTMSGHGHGHGQGHGCGCEAEHEPAERGLEYGLYRRIDLEKLQCLNESRDGDGKLVFKPWDQRNERDKYVDSDADEELLFNIPFTGSVKLKGIIISGENDDSHPAEVRLYKNIPQMSFDDTGREPEQAFRLNRDPVAELEYPTKIARFSNVQHLSIHISKNFGAESTRVYYIGLRGEYSEAYRHEVTICNYEASANPADHKVESIIPQTNFIS